In the Nitratiruptor sp. YY09-18 genome, GAATTGCTTTCCCTTCCATCACAGGCTTTGCTGCTAGTGGTCCGATATCTCCTAGACCCAATACTGCTGTGCCATTTGTTACGACTGCAACGAAGTTTCCCTTGGTGGTATACTCATATGCTAGGTCTGGATTTTGAGCGATCTCTTGACTTACATACCCAACCCCTGGTGTATATGCAGTAGCAAGATCTCGCTGACTTGCAAAAGGTTTGGTAATTGCGATCTCTTTTTTGCCAGGTTTATGAAGCTTGTGATATGCTAGAGCTTCGGCTTTAGTTATTTTCATTTTTTGCCTCTAAAAGTTTTTCTACACGTCTGATTGTCTCATCTTTTCCAATGATCGCCATAATATCAGCTAGATCTGGGCCCCCGAGCTTGCCTGTAAGAGCCACACGCAGAGGCTGCCCGATCTTGCCAAATCCGATCTCTTTTTCGTTGACAACCTCCTCAATAATTGCATGAAAATCTGTTGGTAGGTGTGCTTGCAAAGAGCGAAGCTTGTCTAAGAATGCTTGTAAAATCTCTCTCCATTCACCCTTACACGCTTTCTTGCACGCCTTCGCATCATATTCACTTGGCTCTTCGAGGATATCTTTTGCCATTTCTGCAAGCTCTTTGATAGTTTTTGCTCGCTCTTTGAGCGCATCAAGCAAGATCTCCTTTTTGTCATGATCGGCTAGAAAAATGCCAAAATCTTCTAAAAGTTCTACGAGTCTTGCATTGGGAGAGTTTTTGATATAGTGAGCGTTGAGCCATTGAAGCTTGGAGAGGTTATAGGCTGAAGCAGATTTATTGATATCCTTTGGATCAAAAAGCTCTATCATCTCCTGCAGACTAAATATCTCTTGATCCCCATGACTCCATCCAAGACGCACGAGGAAATTGAGAAGTGCTTCAGGCAGATACCCCATGCGTTTATACTCCATCACATCCATTGCGCCATCACGCTTGCTGAGTTTCTTTCCTTGTTCATTGAGAATCATCGGCACATGGTAAAATCTTGGGATTTTCAGCCCCAACGCTTCATAAACAATGATCTGCTTGGGAGTATTGTAGAGATGATCATCTCCACGGATCACATCAGTCACACCCATCAAAGCATCATCTATCGCCACGACAAAGTTGTAAGTAGGAGTCCCATCACTGCGCGCAATGATAAAGTCATCAAGTTCATCAGCTTTGATAGTAATTGTCCCTTTTATGCCATCTTCAAAAACGATATCACCTTCTAGCGGCGCTTTGATGCGCACCACCGGCTGTACGCCTTCTGGCGGTGTACCAGTAAAATCACGATAGCGTCTATCGTAGCGAGGGCGTTCACCCCTTCGCATCTGCTCTTCTCTAAGCCTATCAAGCTCCTCTTTTGTCATGTAGCAATAATAAGCCTTGCCTTCATCAAGGAGCTTTTGGATATAGCGCTTGTAAATTTCAAAACGTTGAGACTGGTATGCTACATCTCCATCATAATCGAGTCCCACCCAATCAAATGCTTCAAGGATCGCTTTGGTAGCCTCCTCGCTGTTTCGTGCAAGGTCTGTATCTTCAATACGCAAGATAAATTTACCATTATTGTGGCGTGCCCAAAGCCAGTTAAAAAGTGCAGTACGCAGTCCTCCTATATGAAGGTATCCCGTAGGACTTGGAGCAAATCTCGTAACAACCATCGAATCCCTTTTTTTTATATCTATTTTACTTCAATATTAGTTAAAAGCTGGTAAAATCTTACAACAGTTCGCAATAAAGGAAAAGAATGAGAAAGCTTCTTTTGATGCTGCTTTTTGTCTCCCTCACCTTTGCTAAAGTTTTGGATGCCATTGCAGTCACTGTCAATAATGAACCAATTACAACCTACGAGATTTTACGCACAGCAAAAGCATTGCATATTCCTATCAAACAAGCACTCGATCTGCTTATTCGCCAAAAACTCGAAGATGAGCAGATCAAGAAACTCGGAATTACACTCAGCGACGCAGAGCTTGATAGCGCAATAGAAAACTTTGCAAGAAGCAAAGGGATGGATAGCTATACACTGCGTCAAACCCTTGAGAGTAAAGGGATAGACTGGGAAGCTTATCGCAAAACCTTCAAGCGTCAACTATTGCGTAAAAAACTCTACCAAAAGATTGCAAAGCTGAGCAATCCTATGCCAAAAGAGAGTGATCTCAAAGAGTACTATGATACACATCCAAATGAGTTCACAATAGCAAAAGAGGCAGATATTACAAAATTTATATCCCCATCCAAAGAGATTTTGGAGCGTATTCGCCAAAACCCACTCTACGCTCCAAACGATCCTCTTATCCTCCAAAAGGGACAAGAGCAGCTCGATCTTAGCAAAGTAGATCCACAGTTTGCTGCTCTTATCAATAGCTCACCTGAGGGCTCATTTACGCCGATTATACCTCTGCAGGATAAGTATCTTCTCATACTTGTCAATAAAAAAAGAGGATTAGAGAAGATCCCATTTGAAGAGGCAAAAGGCTACATTATGAAAAAATTATCCAATCAAAACTCACCAAAAAATATTAATGAATATTTCGATAAACTAAAAGCCGCAGCAGATATCAAAGTATACAGATTACCAAAGGAGTAGTATGACAAAAGAGGATTTTTACGCACTGGTTAAGGAGATTCAAACAAGTAGCTACTACCGCGAGCCTCTCGCGTTTGGCATAGCGCGGATTGATAGAGGGCAAAAAAACCCAGATAAAATTTTACAAGCAGTCTTTCCGTTTATCAATTGGCAAGAAAATTTCGGAAGTGCAGCGATTTTGCAAAAAGCACTCCATGAAACTGGCTCACTCATACCCCTTGATGGAAGTGAAGCGGTCTTTGATGTGACACAAAATTTCGTGGCTGAAGCTCTTAGCTACTGCGCACCATGGATAGATGAAGCGGTAGGTGATGCACACAAAAACGTGCAGGCAATCAAGTATCTGAATACCCTTGATGCAGAAGAGCTACAAAATTTTCGCATCGTCTTTTTATTTGCAGATGAAGCACCACAGAGCATAGAGGCAGTCTATCTCAAACTCTATGCACTCTCTACTGGCAAAGCAGCTCTTCGCAGCCTCAATCTCAATGGAGCCTTTGGAGTACTCCATAACGTAGCGTGGAGTGGCAATACGCCAATCGAGCTTGATTGGCTCAGAGAACATGAGCTTGAACTCAAAATGAGTGGACAATATCCAATCATCGATGCAGTAGATAAGTTCCCAAGATTCTTGCAGCACATCATCCCAGCAGACAATACCCGTATCCTCGATGCTAGTAAAGTACGCATGGGTGCTCAACTTGCAGCTGGAACTACGGTAATGCCAGGGGCGAGCTACATCAACTTCAATGCTGGAACTTTAGGACCTGTCATGGTAGAGGGGCGTATTAGCTCTAGCGCAGTCGTTGGAAAAGGAAGCGATGTTGGTGGCGGTGCAAGTATTCTTGGAGTGCTTAGCGGAACAAGCGGCAATCCAATTAGTATAGGTGAAAACTGCTTGCTTGGAGCAAACTCTGTCACAGGTATTCCGCTAGGAGATGGCTGTATCGTCGATGCTGGAATAGCTGTGTTAGAAGGAACTAAATTCTTCATGGCTCCAGCTGAGTTTGAAAAAATAAAAGAGGCAAACCCATCTTGGGATGCGGAATATAAAGAGATCTTCAAAGGAAGAGAACTCGCTGGTCTTAGTGGACTCCATTTCCGTCAAGACTCTACAAGCGGACAGATGAAGGTCTTTCGCTCCAACAAAGAGGTCAAGCTCAATGAAGAGCTCCACTGATTCTCTCCCTCTGCGGGGAGCCATAGCAGCATTATGAAACGTGTAGCACTTCTAGTTGATTGGGAAAATTTTCGCAAAGAGATCAACTATTTGCAGCAAAAAGACCCCTACTACAAGCAGTTTGACTACAACGACCCAGATAAGATATATGATCTCTTTTTGAGTTGCTTTAGTCCCTATGAAGAGATCTTCAAGATATTTTTCTATACCGCAAAACCTCTCAAGCCCCAAGAGATAGAAGAGACCTTTGCTAAAAGACCTGGCTGCAATGCAAAAAAGTATCTTCAAATATACAAAAAAGAGCAGCAAAAGATCGATCGCATCATAGAAGTCTCTGAAAATATGCTCGAAGAGTTAGTAAAGAAAGATTACATCTCTTTGCGTTTGGGAGAGCTGCAAGTACTTGGACAGATGCCTGATGGCAATCCGGTTATCGCACAAAAAAAGGTAGATATGCTCATAGGCCTCGATATCGCACATCTTGCTTTCAATAAGCAAGTAGAACAGATAAAAGTACTTTGCAAAGACAAAGATATTTCACCAGCACTCAAAGTGGCTCGCATCAGCGGTATCATTACTACACTTATCGATATTGGAGGCTTCCATATTAGCAAAGACCTCTACAAACACCTCGACAAAGTAGAAAAAGTGCAGATTCTTTGATTAAAACCTTTGAGCAAAATTTGGTCTAAGCTTCACAGTGAGACGAAAATAGTTTCCATCAGCATAAAACTCTACTGTTGTAGCCACTACTGAATCGATTGGTAATACTACAGTATCACGATTTGTATCTATATCACCTTCTATCACATAGCGCTTCATCCACGATTTTCCTCTGGCTGGATCAATATTAATATAGAGATTGCCTTCATACAGAGCTATCCAGAAGCAGTGTTTATCACTAAAGCGCCTACGAGCAGTCTGCAAGCAAACCCTCTTCGCTTCCCCCTCTACAATGCGGATAACTTTTGGGTAGAGGGGCTTAAATTTTTTCTTGCTATATCCAGCAGCTCCTTTGAAAGAGACAAGGAGCTTTACTGGTGCAAAGCCATCATAGCGATCACAATTATAGGCTTTTGCATAGAGAGCTTTGAGCTTGATGCTCTCATTTTCTAGCATCTTTTTGTGGTTTTGCTCCTCTAAGAGTGCTCTTTTGGCATTATATTCTTCGATTCTCTTTTGGTGCTCTACATACTTTTTGCATATAACTGCCTGCTGTACTTTATTGAAATTTTTAAAAATCTCTTCATCAACACCACAAACCTTCGATGCGCATCCTCCAAAGAGAAAAAGCAGCAAACTAGCGAAGATACTTTTCATCAATATATTTCGTATCATATGTATTGTTGATAAAATCTGGATTTTCCATCATTTTTCTATGAAAATCTATAGTGGTCTTTATACCACTCACCTCAAACTCATTCAACGCTCTCTTCATTTTTGCTATAGCTCTTGAGCGATCTTCTCCCCAGACTATAAGTTTTGCAATCATGGAGTCGTAGTATGGCGGAACGATGTAGCTACAATAGACATGTGTATCTAATCGTACATCTTTGCCACCTGGGGCTATCCAACTTTTGATTTTTCCTGGACTTGGAATAAATTTAACAGGGTCTTCAGCATTGATACGGCACTCAATCGCATGCCCTTTGAAATCTATATCCTCTTGCGCAAAGAGTTGCTCTCCCTCTGCTATACGTATCATCCACTCCACTATATCAATCCCTGTTACCATTTCACTTACAGGATGTTCCACCTGCAATCTTGTATTCATTTCCATAAAGTAGAAATTCTTATCTGCATCGACCAAGAATTCTATCGTTCCAGCATTCTCATACCCTATGGCTTTGGCAGCTTTGACTGCTGTCTCATGGAGTTTTGCTCTTGTCTCATCATCCAAAAATACTGCTGGCGACTCTTCTAGCATTTTTTGGTGGCGTCTTTGCAAAGAGCAGTCTCTCTCGCCAAGATGTACCACATTACCATGGCTATCTCCAAGAAGCTGCACTTCTATATGGCGCGGCTGGCGAATGAATTTTTCCATATAGATCGTACCATCACCAAAAGCGCTAATCGCCTCGCTCTCAGCCGCAAGGTATGCATTTTCTATATAGCTCTCATCCTCAACCACACGCATCCCTTTACCGCCACCGCCACTTGCAGCTTTCAAAATTACAGGGTAGCCGATCTCTTTTGCTATTTTTTTCGCTTCATCAATATTCTTGATCGCTCCGTCACTACCAGGGACTACAGGTACGCCTGCTTTTTTCATAACCTCTTTGGCTTTACTCTTGTCACTCATAAGCTGCATCACTTCCAAAGAGGGACCGATAAATTTGATACCATGAAGATTGCAGATCTCTACAAACTGCTGATTTTCACTCAAAAAACCGTAACCAGGAAATATTGCATCAGCCTCAGCAATCTCTGCTGCACTGATAATTGCGGGAATATTGAGGTAGCTCTCACTGCTCTTCTCTCCGCCTATACAAATGGCTGCATCGGCAAGCTTGAGATAGTGGGCGTCTTTATCAGCGGTAGAGTAGACAGCTATCGCTTTTTTACCCATCTCTTTGATGGTGCGAATGGCTCGCAGGGCAATTTCACCTCTATTTGCTATGAGTATGCGCTCAAGCTTTGCCATTTAGAGCCTTTCAACCAAAAAGAGTGGCATATCATATTCTACTGGCTGCCCATCCTCGACTAAAATCTCCAAAATTTTACAATCAAACTCTGCTTCTATCTCATTAAAAATTTTCATCGCCTCTATAATGCCGATAGTCTGTCCTTTTTTCACTGTATCACCTACTTGTACAAAGGGAGGGCTATCCGGACTTGGAGCGCGATAGAATGTCCCAACCATCGGAGAAGTGATATACTCACCCTTCTTTACAGCACTCTCATGATCAGGAGTCGTAGGAGTCGAGGCTGAGACTGATGCTTGTGGTTGTACTTGAGGTTGTGGTGCTGAGACTGAAGCTGCTGCAGCAACTTCACTACCTTTTTGCAGTGAAATTTCCATATCACCTTTTTTGAGTTTAAATCGTGATAGACCGCTTTTGTCAAACAATCTCATAAGCTCTTTGATCTCTTTGAAGTCCATAAAAAGTCCTTATGCAGGGTATTTGGAAAATATAATATTTAGTATTTGCTATAATATCATAAAAATTGTAAAAACAACTTTGCAAAGGGAATTTATGGGACTTAAAGCCGACTGCTGGATCCGCCAAAAAGCACTCCAAGAGAGGATGATAGAGCCATTTTGCGAAAATCAAGTAGGCAGAGGTGTTGTAAGCTATGGTCTCAGTAGCTATGGATATGATATACGTGTGAGTGATGAGTTTAAAATATTTACAAATGTTAATGCTGAAGTTGTGGATCCTAAGCACTTTGATGAGCGTAATGTGGTAGATTTCAAAGGTGATGTCTGCATTGTCCCTCCCAACTCTTTTGCGCTGGCTCGCACGGTTGAATATTTTCGTATTCCTCGCAATGTCCTAGCAATTTGTGTGGGCAAAAGCACATACGCTCGCTGTGGAATCATTGTCAATGTAACACCATTTGAGCCTGAATTTGAAGGACACATTACAATCGAAATCTCCAATACCACTCCACTCCCGGCCAAAATCTATGCCAATGAAGGTATAGCCCAAGTACTCTTTTTTGAAGGTGATGAGGAGTGTGAAGTAAGTTACAAAGATAAAAGTGGAAAATATCAAAGGCAACAAGGAATAACCCTTCCACGGATTTTATAAGAATCTTCTCTTCCACCAATATAAAAATGCAAAGACCAACCAGTAGTGACGTGTAAAGCGGTTTCTCTTTGCATTCTCTATTAGAAACTGTAGCTGCTCTGGTTTGAAAAATCCAGCTTCCCTATTGATTTTCACAAGCTCTACATCAATATTTTTGCGCCTGCACCACTCTAACCATGGGTAGGAAAACCCTCTCTTCTTCCTCTCTATAATACTCCTTGTTATAAAATTTTGTGCAATCTGCTTGAGAAGATATTTTGGTGCTTTACTTCTTTGGGAATTGGTAAGAGCAGCTGCAAGAATATCTTTATCAAGTAGCGGTGTGCGTGCTTCTATACTATGTGCCATACTTGCCATATCAAGCTTATGCAAGTAAAGTGCTTCAAGACGGGTGCGCAGATCCACTGAAGTAAAGAATGTAAACAGATCTTCTTCACTGACAAGTGCTAATATATCTTGCAAAAATTCCAGTGAATCACCATCTTTGACATTTTGTCGCAAAAAGAGATTTTTTTGCAAATCAGTGAAGACCTCATTCGTTCCACGAAAAACTATCTCCCCGCTAAATACTCTTTTGTACCACTCCCACTCTTTATTGGGGCTAAAGTGGGAGCGAAAATAGTTCTTGAGCCAGTTTTTGTATTTGAGATCGCGCCCTTTGTAAAGATCTGCAAATTCAAAGTACTGCCTATATCCCAAAAATATCTCATCTCCGCCCTCTCCACTTAATACGACCCGCCAATCATCCTCATTAATCCGTTCAAACAAAAACCAAAGAGGTATCGTTGCGCTATCTCCCACAGGCTCATCAAAATGTGCAAAAACTCTCTCAAGAGTCTGCCAGAAGTTATCTTCACTCATAATGATCTCATGATGTTCACTTCCTATAAACTCTGCTACCTCTTTTGCATAGGGTAGTTCACTATAGCGACCCTCATGATATCCTATACTATATGTATGTAGTCTCCCCTGGGCTCTTTTGGCAAGAGCACTCACAAGTGAACTATCTACACCTCCACTCAATAGAGCTGCAACTTCAAAATCCCCCTGTAATCTCTGTGCTACACTCTTTTCAATAAGAGTCTGCAAAGAGTCCTGTGAAGTAGATGGGAGAGAAAAACTCCTTTTGAGAGTATATTGTAAAGAATGTATATCTAAGACTAGAACTTGTCCACCTACAAGTTTGTAGATATTCGAATAAAAAGTTGTTTTGTCTGGAAGTGCACCAAAAGAGAGGTAGCCACTCAGGGCTTTTGGATTGTACTCATATTTCCCTAGATATGTAATAATTGCTTTGATTTCAGATGCGAAAATAAAAGATTTCCCATCACAGTAATAGTAGAGTGGTTTTTTGCCAAAAAAATCCTTAGCAAGATAGAGATGATTGCCAGCAAGCTTGGCAACAGCATACATTCCCTGCAGCTTTTCAATTGGAGCAAGAAGGAGTACTTCTGTATCATTTTTGGCACCAAAACTGGCATAATTATATATCTCACCATTAAAAAGAGCTACACTTTTTGCATCTTTAACAGGTTGCTTCGCACCCCGATCAAAAATATAAAGTCTATTATGCCCAAGATAGACACGCTCATCAATATACTCTCCCCTTCCATCAGGACCTCGATGTACCAAACTATCCAAGGCCTTACGAGCATGCTGGAGATTATATTCTCCTATAACGCCAAAAATTGCACACATTATTTTTTGGGAAAAAACTTTGTGATAGAGTAGTCTTGACGTTTAAGCTTGTCTTTTTGATTGTATTCATACTCATCAAGATACTCATTGAGTATTGAAGCCATTACTTTAAGACGCTCTTCTATATCAAGCTCGGGTAGAGTCTTTTCTAAATAGCTGTAAAGGTCATGCTCTTGCTCTTGACAACTATTATGCAGTTTTTTAATCTTTTCTAAATCCATTTTTTCTTCCTTAAATAGATAAATAGTATAATAGCTATCAAAATATTTACTGCCCACACAGCAAAATAGCCATACTTCCACTCAAGCTCTGGCATATATTTGAAGTTCATACCATAATTTCCAACTATAAATGTGAGTGGCAAAAATATGAGCGTAATACCGGTAAGACGCTGCATAGTCTGGTTCATCTTGTTGGACATAAATCCCATAAGCAAGTTTTGCAAATAGCCTGTACGTTCTAGATAAGCCTTTGATTCGTTAATGAGAAATGAAAGGTGTTCTTTAAGATCAATAAACTCATATTTGAGCTTTTTCCTTACAGCTGTCGGATAATGGTT is a window encoding:
- the asnB gene encoding asparagine synthase (glutamine-hydrolyzing), which translates into the protein MCAIFGVIGEYNLQHARKALDSLVHRGPDGRGEYIDERVYLGHNRLYIFDRGAKQPVKDAKSVALFNGEIYNYASFGAKNDTEVLLLAPIEKLQGMYAVAKLAGNHLYLAKDFFGKKPLYYYCDGKSFIFASEIKAIITYLGKYEYNPKALSGYLSFGALPDKTTFYSNIYKLVGGQVLVLDIHSLQYTLKRSFSLPSTSQDSLQTLIEKSVAQRLQGDFEVAALLSGGVDSSLVSALAKRAQGRLHTYSIGYHEGRYSELPYAKEVAEFIGSEHHEIIMSEDNFWQTLERVFAHFDEPVGDSATIPLWFLFERINEDDWRVVLSGEGGDEIFLGYRQYFEFADLYKGRDLKYKNWLKNYFRSHFSPNKEWEWYKRVFSGEIVFRGTNEVFTDLQKNLFLRQNVKDGDSLEFLQDILALVSEEDLFTFFTSVDLRTRLEALYLHKLDMASMAHSIEARTPLLDKDILAAALTNSQRSKAPKYLLKQIAQNFITRSIIERKKRGFSYPWLEWCRRKNIDVELVKINREAGFFKPEQLQFLIENAKRNRFTRHYWLVFAFLYWWKRRFL
- the dcd gene encoding dCTP deaminase, whose protein sequence is MGLKADCWIRQKALQERMIEPFCENQVGRGVVSYGLSSYGYDIRVSDEFKIFTNVNAEVVDPKHFDERNVVDFKGDVCIVPPNSFALARTVEYFRIPRNVLAICVGKSTYARCGIIVNVTPFEPEFEGHITIEISNTTPLPAKIYANEGIAQVLFFEGDEECEVSYKDKSGKYQRQQGITLPRIL
- a CDS encoding acetyl-CoA carboxylase biotin carboxylase subunit produces the protein MAKLERILIANRGEIALRAIRTIKEMGKKAIAVYSTADKDAHYLKLADAAICIGGEKSSESYLNIPAIISAAEIAEADAIFPGYGFLSENQQFVEICNLHGIKFIGPSLEVMQLMSDKSKAKEVMKKAGVPVVPGSDGAIKNIDEAKKIAKEIGYPVILKAASGGGGKGMRVVEDESYIENAYLAAESEAISAFGDGTIYMEKFIRQPRHIEVQLLGDSHGNVVHLGERDCSLQRRHQKMLEESPAVFLDDETRAKLHETAVKAAKAIGYENAGTIEFLVDADKNFYFMEMNTRLQVEHPVSEMVTGIDIVEWMIRIAEGEQLFAQEDIDFKGHAIECRINAEDPVKFIPSPGKIKSWIAPGGKDVRLDTHVYCSYIVPPYYDSMIAKLIVWGEDRSRAIAKMKRALNEFEVSGIKTTIDFHRKMMENPDFINNTYDTKYIDEKYLR
- the gltX gene encoding glutamate--tRNA ligase encodes the protein MVVTRFAPSPTGYLHIGGLRTALFNWLWARHNNGKFILRIEDTDLARNSEEATKAILEAFDWVGLDYDGDVAYQSQRFEIYKRYIQKLLDEGKAYYCYMTKEELDRLREEQMRRGERPRYDRRYRDFTGTPPEGVQPVVRIKAPLEGDIVFEDGIKGTITIKADELDDFIIARSDGTPTYNFVVAIDDALMGVTDVIRGDDHLYNTPKQIIVYEALGLKIPRFYHVPMILNEQGKKLSKRDGAMDVMEYKRMGYLPEALLNFLVRLGWSHGDQEIFSLQEMIELFDPKDINKSASAYNLSKLQWLNAHYIKNSPNARLVELLEDFGIFLADHDKKEILLDALKERAKTIKELAEMAKDILEEPSEYDAKACKKACKGEWREILQAFLDKLRSLQAHLPTDFHAIIEEVVNEKEIGFGKIGQPLRVALTGKLGGPDLADIMAIIGKDETIRRVEKLLEAKNENN
- a CDS encoding SurA N-terminal domain-containing protein, whose product is MRKLLLMLLFVSLTFAKVLDAIAVTVNNEPITTYEILRTAKALHIPIKQALDLLIRQKLEDEQIKKLGITLSDAELDSAIENFARSKGMDSYTLRQTLESKGIDWEAYRKTFKRQLLRKKLYQKIAKLSNPMPKESDLKEYYDTHPNEFTIAKEADITKFISPSKEILERIRQNPLYAPNDPLILQKGQEQLDLSKVDPQFAALINSSPEGSFTPIIPLQDKYLLILVNKKRGLEKIPFEEAKGYIMKKLSNQNSPKNINEYFDKLKAAADIKVYRLPKE
- a CDS encoding tetrahydrodipicolinate N-succinyltransferase N-terminal domain-containing protein, with product MTKEDFYALVKEIQTSSYYREPLAFGIARIDRGQKNPDKILQAVFPFINWQENFGSAAILQKALHETGSLIPLDGSEAVFDVTQNFVAEALSYCAPWIDEAVGDAHKNVQAIKYLNTLDAEELQNFRIVFLFADEAPQSIEAVYLKLYALSTGKAALRSLNLNGAFGVLHNVAWSGNTPIELDWLREHELELKMSGQYPIIDAVDKFPRFLQHIIPADNTRILDASKVRMGAQLAAGTTVMPGASYINFNAGTLGPVMVEGRISSSAVVGKGSDVGGGASILGVLSGTSGNPISIGENCLLGANSVTGIPLGDGCIVDAGIAVLEGTKFFMAPAEFEKIKEANPSWDAEYKEIFKGRELAGLSGLHFRQDSTSGQMKVFRSNKEVKLNEELH
- the accB gene encoding acetyl-CoA carboxylase biotin carboxyl carrier protein, with product MDFKEIKELMRLFDKSGLSRFKLKKGDMEISLQKGSEVAAAASVSAPQPQVQPQASVSASTPTTPDHESAVKKGEYITSPMVGTFYRAPSPDSPPFVQVGDTVKKGQTIGIIEAMKIFNEIEAEFDCKILEILVEDGQPVEYDMPLFLVERL